The window GGTGGGGCAGCCCGCGGGCCGCGAGGAAGGCGGCGCGCACCCGGGCGCGGCCCTGCTCGGGAGGCGTGGCCGGCTCCTGGCCGCTCACCACCGGGGTGACCGCCACGGTACCCCCGCCGCGCCCCGCCAGAGCCTCGCGAACCCCCGGCAACGCCACGATGGGGCCCAGGCTGCTCACCGGGTTGCTCGGCGCCAGCAGCACCAGCTCGGCGGCGGCGATCGCCTCCTGCACCCCCGGCGCCGCCGTCGCCACCTCGATCCCGGCCTGGTGGACGGCGATCACCCGCGGCTGGGCGTGGCGCAGCACCAGGTACTCCTGCAGGGTCAGGGTGCCCTCGTCGGTGCTGACCATGGTGCGCACCGGCGCGTCGCTCATCGGCAGCAGCCGGGCCTCCACCCCCCAGGCCTCGGCCAGCCGCGCGGTGGCCTCGCCGAGGCTGCGTCCCTCGCGGAGCAGCCGGGTGCGCTCGAGGTGCTGGGCCATGTCCCGGTCACCGACGTGGAACCAGCCGGCGCCGTGGCGGGCGAGCGCCGCGTTGCAGTGGAAGGTGTCTCCGCGCAGCCCCCAGCCGCGCTCCTCGTCGAAGCAGCCGGCGAGCGCGTAGAGAACGCTGTCGAGGTCGGGGGAGACGTGGAGGCCGAGCCACTCCAGGTCGTCGGCGGTGTTGCCGATGCAGCAGAGCCCGGCGGTCCGTCCGCGCAGGCCGCCGAGGAACCGGGCGGCGCCGAACCCGCCGCAGAGGACCGTGACCACCGCGGCGGCCGCGCCGGCTACCGCAGCGCTGCCGGGGCCCGGTGACGCGCCGGGGCGCGGCCGTAGACGGTGGTGCGCTCCACCGGCTCCCGGCCGATCTCGCGGATCGCCGCCTCCAGCTCCTCGGGCTCCTTGCGCACCCCCCACTCGGCGCCGGCCATCCGCGAGATGGTCTCCTCCATGAGGGTGCCGCCGAGGTCGTTGGCGCCGCCCTGGAGCAGCTCCTTCGAGGCCTCGAGCCCGAGCTTCACCCACGAGACCTGCACGTTGTCGATCAGCCCGCTGAGCATGATCCGGGCGATCGCGTGGACCCGCCGGCTGTCGGCGACCGAGGCGCCGGGGCGGGCCAGGCCGGCCAGATAGATCGGCGAGTTCTGGTGGACGAAGGGGAGGGGCACGAACTCGGTGAAGCCACCGGTGCGCTCCTGGATGCGCGCCAGCCGGCGGATGTGGCCCACCCAGTGCGGGGGCGCGTCGACGTGGCCGTACATCATCGTCGACGAGGAGCGGAGGCCGACCGCGTGGGCGGTGCTGACGATCTCCTCCCAGGTGTCGGCGGGGAGCTTGCCCTTGGTGAGCACCCAGCGCACCTCGTCGTCGAGGATCTCGGCGGCGGTGCCGGGGATGGTGCCGAGCCCGCGGTGGCGGCACTCCTCGAGGAACTCGCGGAAGGAGATGCCCAGCCTGGTCGACCCGTTCAGCACCTCCATCGGGCTGAAGGCGTGGATGTGCATCTCCGGCACCCGGGCGCGGATCGCGTCGAGGATCAGGAAGTAGAAGTCGGCGGGCAGCCCCGGATGGATGCCGCCCTGGATGCACACCTCGGTGGCGCCGTATCCCCACGCCTCCTCGGCGCGGTCGGCGATCTCGTCGAGGCGCAGCGTGTAGGAGTCGGGGTCCATCTCGCGCTGGGCGAAGGCGCAGAAGCGGCAGCCGGTGTAGCAGACGTTGGTGAAGTTGATGTTCCGGTTCACCACGTAGGTGACGGCATCGCCCACCGCGGCCGCGCGCAGCCGGTCGGCGACCCGGCACAGCTCCTCGAGCGCCACGCCCTCCGCCTGGAACAGTGCCAGCGCCTGCTCGTCGGTGACCGGACGGCCCGCCTCGGCGTTGCCGAGCGCGGCGCGGATCTCGGCGTCGAGCGGCGCCCCGGTGCGCGGCGTCCACGCGGCGGTCACCGGCAGCGCGTGGATGTCGCCGTACACCGCCAGCGCGTCGTCGCGCAGCCCGGCGTCGGCGCCCTTCGCGTAGGTGAGCGCGGTCTGGCGCGGCTTCCACTCCACGTCGGGGTCCTGCCAGGGCTGGGGCTCGGCGCGTGCACCCTCCACGGCGAGCCCGTCCCCGCCCAGCAGCGCCGCCACCGGCGCGCGCATCCGGGTGGCCAGGAAGGGGTCGGGACGGGTGGCGAACTCGGGGTAGACGCAGAGGCGCTCGCGCAGGGTGAGCCCGTGCTCGGCGGTGCGCGCCGCGAGATCGTCGAGGGCGGGCCAGGGGGCCTCGGGATTGACGTGGTCGGGGGTGACCGGCGAGACCCCGCCCCAGTCGTTGATGCCCGCCGCCAGCAGCCGCGGGTAGTGGGGGTCGCTGAGGTTCGGCGGCGCCTGCACGTTCATCCGCGGGCCCAGCACCACCCGCGCGGTGGCGACGGCAGCGAGGAACTCGTCGAACCCGGGCTCGGGATGGTCGCGCATCGCGGTGCGCGGCTTCGCCCGGAAGTTCTGGACGATGACCTCCTGGACGTGGCGATGGCGCCGGTGCGCCTCGCGGATGGCGAGGAGCGCGTCGGCGCGCTCCGCCTCGGTCTCGCCGATGCCGACCAGGATGCCGGTGGTGAAGGGGATGCCGAGGCGGCCCGCGTCCTCGATGGTGCGCAGTCGCACCGCCGGGACCTTGTCGGGGGAGCGGTGGTGGGCCATGCCCTTCTCGAGCAGGCGCTCCGAGGTCTGCTCG of the Candidatus Dormiibacterota bacterium genome contains:
- a CDS encoding 2-phospho-L-lactate transferase CofD family protein yields the protein MVTVLCGGFGAARFLGGLRGRTAGLCCIGNTADDLEWLGLHVSPDLDSVLYALAGCFDEERGWGLRGDTFHCNAALARHGAGWFHVGDRDMAQHLERTRLLREGRSLGEATARLAEAWGVEARLLPMSDAPVRTMVSTDEGTLTLQEYLVLRHAQPRVIAVHQAGIEVATAAPGVQEAIAAAELVLLAPSNPVSSLGPIVALPGVREALAGRGGGTVAVTPVVSGQEPATPPEQGRARVRAAFLAARGLPH
- a CDS encoding bifunctional FO biosynthesis protein CofGH, which codes for MERTLSRALHRAAQGKTLSPAEVTALLGARGEALAELCAVATRLRELGHGDVVTYSRKVFVPLTMLCRDHCHYCTFAKPPARVAAPFLSPDEVLAIVRAGREAGCKEALLTLGDKPEDRYPTARRWLEERGYRSTLEYLRAICILIIEETGLLPHLNPGVMSWEDMARLRQVSASMGIMLEQTSERLLEKGMAHHRSPDKVPAVRLRTIEDAGRLGIPFTTGILVGIGETEAERADALLAIREAHRRHRHVQEVIVQNFRAKPRTAMRDHPEPGFDEFLAAVATARVVLGPRMNVQAPPNLSDPHYPRLLAAGINDWGGVSPVTPDHVNPEAPWPALDDLAARTAEHGLTLRERLCVYPEFATRPDPFLATRMRAPVAALLGGDGLAVEGARAEPQPWQDPDVEWKPRQTALTYAKGADAGLRDDALAVYGDIHALPVTAAWTPRTGAPLDAEIRAALGNAEAGRPVTDEQALALFQAEGVALEELCRVADRLRAAAVGDAVTYVVNRNINFTNVCYTGCRFCAFAQREMDPDSYTLRLDEIADRAEEAWGYGATEVCIQGGIHPGLPADFYFLILDAIRARVPEMHIHAFSPMEVLNGSTRLGISFREFLEECRHRGLGTIPGTAAEILDDEVRWVLTKGKLPADTWEEIVSTAHAVGLRSSSTMMYGHVDAPPHWVGHIRRLARIQERTGGFTEFVPLPFVHQNSPIYLAGLARPGASVADSRRVHAIARIMLSGLIDNVQVSWVKLGLEASKELLQGGANDLGGTLMEETISRMAGAEWGVRKEPEELEAAIREIGREPVERTTVYGRAPARHRAPAALR